ATCTACCAGACGGCAGATTTGACCTTGAAGCATATGATGCTTTGGTTAATATGCAGATTGAAAATGGAGCCGAAGGTGTGATTGTTGGTGGCACAACTGGTGAAGGCCAATTGATGAGCTGGGATGAACACATAATGCTCATTGGCCACACAATCAACTGTTATGGAGGATCAATTAAGGTAATAGGGAACACTGGAAGCAATTCTACTAGAGAAGCAATTCATGCTACTGAACAGGGTTTTGCTGTTGGAATGCATGCTGCCCTTCACATCAATCCTTATTATGGAAAAACCTCCTTGGAGGGATTGGTTTCGCACCTTGATAGTGTCATGTCAATGGGACCCACTATTGTATACAATGTGCCATCACGAACTGGCCAAGATATCCCCCCACGTGTGATTCACAGATTGGCTCAGAGCTCTAACTTCGCAGGTATCAAGGAGTGTGTTGGAAATGATCGTGTTGATCAGTATACCGACAAGGGAATTGTGGTTTGGAGTGGGAATGATGATGAGTGCCATGATTCTAGGTGGAACCATGGAGCTACTGGAGTTATATCTGTTACTAGTAATCTGGTTCCAGGTTTAATGCGAGAATTGATGTTTGGGGGGAAGAACCCTTCTCATAATGCAAAGATAATGCCTCTGGTTGAGTGGCTTTTCCAAGAGCCAAACCCCATTGGCTTAAACACAGCACTTGCCCAACTTGGTGTTGTGAGGCCGGTCTTCAGGCTGCCATATGTACCTCTTCCTCTTGCAAAGAGGGTAgaatttgtgaatttggttAAGCAAATTGGGCGGGAGAATTTTGTCGGAGAAAAGGATGTGAAAGTTCTCGATGACGATGATTTCGTCTTAGTGAGTCGGTATTAGATAGTTTTCATGTTTAGGACTTCTGTCTTTTGGTTGTCTGAGTTACTTCCTTTAGAATTCATAAATGCTGTTTTAATTTACATATATTGATGTTTTCGGGATGCTATTTTCTGTAGTGGTTGTGTGTCTCAATAACTTCAGCATGTTTGAATGTGATTATCAAAAAGTGTTGTTTCTTGTTTATCACATCTACCCTTGGCTGGAGCAGTTGCATTGCTTGCTGAACCTGTGATTATATGAAGTTAAAGCTGTTACTTTGTCCTTCACATGCCAGTAACCCTATTTTGAGGCTCTCAGATTCACATGATTGttgtttttaacttttgttGACCTGAAAGTGTGAAGCTTCGAGAAATCTCTCATCTTTCAATCCTCTAATAATGCTTGTagatgaaatttgaaatgtcTATCTTACCCTCTGCTTCATGAAAGGAAGTCTCAGTGAAGATAATCAAAGGTGAGGAccaacaacagcagcagctATTTAATAAACTATATCATTTAGCAAAATAGGTAAACCATAAGCAAACAAAGCCCATCAGACCTTGGGCTTCGTTGGGCTCCTACTATCATCATAGACTCAGGTGACGTGGCAGCCCAGCCCACTTGAGCCGAAATGGCGGGAACGAAAGGTTAGCCATCTCATATGAGAGTTCAGTTCGTTAACAGATTTCATGATCATCCAAATTTGACGAAGTGAAAACCTgaatttagaaaattaaactaGTGAATATCTGCaaaccctttttctttgttaaatTGTCCGTTTTTAACttgttattttgtatttttaatcAGTTCAATGCCTCAGCCCCTCACATGGCTTTAGATTCATTGTTCATCAAAACATCTTCCTTCCTTGGCTTAACCGACTTACCCGTTTATGATCAGATTCGCAAGGTTTCATCCTGATCTGAGTTCTGACGAATATGAActagttttctgttttctgctCCCTTCGATTTATTTCAGGAGAAGAGGCCTCCCCTGCCTACACATAATTCTGACTTAGCTTTGAATACAAATAATGGGTTTCCTCAATTTTCTTCCAGTGGTTGGTTGTAGCATTTTGCATCACTAAGAAGTAAGATTAGAAGCATGATCATGTGAGGGGTGTTAAGAACATTCCAAAGTCTGCGCATAGCTTGATAGAGGTACATGATAAATCACACACCCTTCAAATATCAGAAGAGATTTATATAAAGTATTAAATGAAATATACTTGTCCCCAAAATTGGACGGCTATCTGCCAAGCATTGTTTAAGATATATGTACATTTATGCACATGAGGATGATTTTctttatctatttatttattaaaattttttgttttttgggggACCTGAGACTCTTAACAAATTTGGGGGGGTCACCTGGGTTTTGAGGAGACAGACAGAGAcatgcatcacagaatctcaaTCTGAAAGACTTCTTAACCTTTACATTACATGTACACACCCTCACAGTAAACACTGTCCCTGAGAGGACACATTTGGGTAATATCTTCTTTtgccacacacacacatgacTAAAACTTGAGTAAAACTTGCATGTAACATGTTTTACAcatttttttctatatttatcTCGTCACGTGACGAGAGTGACAAAGAGAAAGATGTATGAAACTTGGGATATGCAAGTTTTTTGCTCTCTCACACaggcaacaaaaaaaaaaaaaaaaagaaaaaaaaaaaggaaagtgaAGTTACAGAAGAATATGTAAAAGGATTGCACCTACTAATCTACATGACACACATAAAAGGTAAATCATCCATAATTAACCAAAATTAGCCCACAAACTAAGTGAGGTGGGGGGGGGAAGATGAGACATTAGAATTTAGAACTTCCCCAACAAGGAgatgaaaaaacaaatcaaggCTAAGAGGGGCCCCTAGTAGAACTACTCcttgttaactttttttttctaataataattttatgaaaattgcaaagcattaaattaaatatatgttTACATTAGGGTAACGAGGTTTCGGTTTCATGGTGCTGCTGCATGCATATATTGGTACTGTTTCATTTGTTGGGAGAGAGCTGCTTCTGTTGGAGCTGTGAAAACAAGGCTTGGTTCTCTTGGACAAGAAGAAGTGCTTTTCTCCTCAGCTTCTTGTTCTCTTCTATAATGCTCTGATTCTCCATGTATAGCTTCAGGTTCTTGATTTCCATCTCTACCTTTGCCCCTCCTATCTCTGCCCCTTTTGGTTCTTTTGCTGTTTTCCTCTTCCTGTTAGCTTACATATAACAAATCTCTTagataaaaagtaaaaaaccgAAGAAGACAAACAgagagatagatagatagatagatagattgattgattgattgatagatatatagataaatggagggagagagatatATAGACTGTGAAGGAACAAGACCTGTTGATTAAGCGGTGAACTCGAAAGTTATGTTGGTTTGATGGCCTTCGAAGGCGAAAAGCAGAGTATTGAGGACTGCATGGAGTCATTTCTGAGGAGTTCATACACATTGTTTTCCTCTACAATTCAGTTGCTGCTTTtctctgagagagagagagagagacagagagagagagagagagagacttaaATGTGTGTAAATCTGGAGAAGAGAAAGCTAACAAAAATGTGGGTTGTGAAAAATGTTCTTGGACTTTAAATAGCAGAGGTCACTTGGCAGAACCCAGGAGAAAAAGGTGAGCCACATAACaattgttttgtgtttgtatCTGTCTCCCttggtgagagagagagagagagagagagagagagagagagagagagggctttTCATAGCAATGATGGCGCAAAGGGTCATCATTACAAAGGCCAGTAGGGGATGAAATTAATTGCAGAGGAGAAGACgctagaaaaataaataaatattagagGGTTCCCTTATTCCTTTTGGCATCTTTTCCACATATAACTTAACGAACGCGTCAAAAACACAGA
The Prunus dulcis chromosome 2, ALMONDv2, whole genome shotgun sequence DNA segment above includes these coding regions:
- the LOC117619783 gene encoding 4-hydroxy-tetrahydrodipicolinate synthase, chloroplastic, which produces MATLQSCSVCLRESALQLPRHHLTDNYRSRTAKWKCPRAAVIPNFHLPMRSFEVKNRTSVDDIKSLRLITAIKTPYLPDGRFDLEAYDALVNMQIENGAEGVIVGGTTGEGQLMSWDEHIMLIGHTINCYGGSIKVIGNTGSNSTREAIHATEQGFAVGMHAALHINPYYGKTSLEGLVSHLDSVMSMGPTIVYNVPSRTGQDIPPRVIHRLAQSSNFAGIKECVGNDRVDQYTDKGIVVWSGNDDECHDSRWNHGATGVISVTSNLVPGLMRELMFGGKNPSHNAKIMPLVEWLFQEPNPIGLNTALAQLGVVRPVFRLPYVPLPLAKRVEFVNLVKQIGRENFVGEKDVKVLDDDDFVLVSRY
- the LOC117617544 gene encoding protein LITTLE ZIPPER 1-like, translated to MCMNSSEMTPCSPQYSAFRLRRPSNQHNFRVHRLINRKRKTAKEPKGAEIGGAKVEMEIKNLKLYMENQSIIEENKKLRRKALLLVQENQALFSQLQQKQLSPNK